GGCAAGGTTGTGCATTGTGCTGGTTGTTTTTGCCCTAGCTGCAGTTCACACTACAGCAGGTAGGAATGTCCCTATGGCGCCGAACGATGTTGGTTTCAATGACCAGAAGAACTTCATAGGAGGCGCTGGTGGCTTCTCTGGAATTGGTTCTGACGGACTCCCCTTCGGTGGTGCTGGGGCTGGGATGGGCGGCAATGTTGGAGGACTTGGTGGTGGTGTTGGGATTGGTGGAGTTGGCGGACTAGGCAGCACTGGTGGACTTGGTGGTCTCCCTAACTTGGGTGGTACTGGTGGTTTGGGTGGTCTTGGCGGACTAGGTGGTGGTGCTGGAGGACTAGGTGGCCTGGGCGGTGCTGGTGGTCTTGGCGGAGCAGGAGGCACTGGTGGCTTTGGGGGACTTGGTAGCGGAATTCTGGGTGGTGCTGGGGGAGGTGCTGGAAGTGGATTCGGCGGTGGTGTTGGTGGTGGAAGCGGTGTTCTTCCTTACCCTTGAAGATTTCGTTCAAGTTTTAAACTGATATTCTTGATCTATGTTTCACTCACTAGCT
The window above is part of the Fragaria vesca subsp. vesca linkage group LG2, FraVesHawaii_1.0, whole genome shotgun sequence genome. Proteins encoded here:
- the LOC101303176 gene encoding uncharacterized protein LOC101303176, with translation MARLCIVLVVFALAAVHTTAGRNVPMAPNDVGFNDQKNFIGGAGGFSGIGSDGLPFGGAGAGMGGNVGGLGGGVGIGGVGGLGSTGGLGGLPNLGGTGGLGGLGGLGGGAGGLGGLGGAGGLGGAGGTGGFGGLGSGILGGAGGGAGSGFGGGVGGGSGVLPYP